A segment of the Flavobacteriales bacterium genome:
GGCCAAAGCGGCATTCCAACTCCACACGGCCACAGGGAAGTTGAATGCCGTGATTACGCCAACGACACCCAAGGGGTGCCACTGCTCATACATGCGGTGTTCGGGCCGCTCGCTGTGCATAGTGAGGCCATGCAGCTGCCGGCTCAAGCCCACAGCGAAATCGCAGATATCAATCATCTCCTGTACCTCACCAAGTCCCTCCTGGTAGCTTTTACCCATCTCGTAGCTCACCAGTTTGCCCAGCTGCGCTTTGTTCGCCCGCAGCTCATCGCCGAGCTGGCGCACCACTTCACCGCGCTTCGGAGCAGGCCATTCGCGCCAGGACAAGAAGGCGCGCTGTGCTTGCTGAACGACAGTGTCATACTCGGACCGGCCGGCGCCGCGAACTTTGCCGATGGGTTGCCCGTCGACCGGACTGAAGCTTGTAAGTGATTGGCCTTCGCCAGGGAGCCAATTGTAGCCAGTTGAGACGCCGCTGTTCTCGAATTCCAGACCCAAGTCGCCCATGATTGCACGAGCGGGTGAGTTATCGATGGTGGGGGTGGTCATAGGTCGATTTTGAAGGGCGCGAATGTACCACCGTACAGCAGCCCTAGCCAAGGCGAATCAATCCAACGTCTGCACGCTATAGGGATGCGCGCAAGTCTCTGATAAACAATTAGATATGAAGAAATTTAGTCGTATTCAGATAAACATGCGTGCTCATGGGCTAGACCTCAATCCGTATACCTGGAATAGAGTAGTGAACCCGTCATGGCTTCCGGGCAAACAGCAGTGAACTTGAAGCTGACCCGTTGAACAACCAAGCTTTCAGGTTCGAGTAGCTTCCTATGGTAATGGCCATCAGCCAAGCGGCAACCGTGGAGCGCCCCTTGGCCCTCTCGCTAAGAAGAGAGATGTAATAGGCATCGAGCCACATGCGCCTTTCAGAGGAAATCGTTAAGCCGCATGATTCTACAAGGCGCCTTATGTCTTGTTTGCGAAAGTGCCATAAGTGTCGAGGAACATCCCAGGCAGCCCAGTACGCGCCATAGAATTCGGCGTCAGCGCTTTCTCGGTCAGGAACGGCAATGACAAGGAGGCCACCTGATTCAAGGCAATTGCAAAGCGCCGAGAGCGTTGCTCTCGGATCGTGCAAGTGCTCAAGGACGTGCCAGAGTGTGATGACGCGAAAACTTGATTCACTTGGCAGTTCCTCGAGGGAGGCGAGGGTGGTCAGACCCCGAAGGGCAGCCTGCTCACGTGCTCGCTGACTGGGCTCGACACCGAGAACCCGATAGCCCAAATGGTGCATGTGGTCAAGAAAATCCCCCGAACCACAGCCGAAGTCGAGCAAATTGCCGTCAGAGGCAAATGCACGAATCATCCGGTTTTTGAGCACTAACGAGAATCGCCGGGCGATGCGATATAGAAGGGCCAATGCACCTGGACCCTCGGCATTGTGGGAGAGATATTCCAGTGAGCTGTAGTAACGGCCGATGGAGATTGGGGTTGGTCGTGGATTAGTGAACCGGATTCCACAGGATGCGCAATCGACAAGAGTGAACCATTCTTTGGAGTGCTGAGAATCCGGAATCCTGAGCGCCTCAGTTAAGTCGCTGCAGTTGCAGATAGGACAAGAAGTAAGTGTTTCCATGAAGAATTGTTCCACGTGGAACCTATCGGCCTAGATAAACCAAGAGCACGCCAATATCAGACGGCGATACCCCGCTTATCCTTGAAGCCTGTCCAATGGTTTTCGGCTTTATCATCTCGAGTTTTTCTCTTGCCTCAAACGATAGGGAGGAGAGCTGGTGAAAGCTGAAGTCCTCCCCAATCGCAAGGTTCTCGAGCTGG
Coding sequences within it:
- a CDS encoding class I SAM-dependent methyltransferase, with the protein product METLTSCPICNCSDLTEALRIPDSQHSKEWFTLVDCASCGIRFTNPRPTPISIGRYYSSLEYLSHNAEGPGALALLYRIARRFSLVLKNRMIRAFASDGNLLDFGCGSGDFLDHMHHLGYRVLGVEPSQRAREQAALRGLTTLASLEELPSESSFRVITLWHVLEHLHDPRATLSALCNCLESGGLLVIAVPDRESADAEFYGAYWAAWDVPRHLWHFRKQDIRRLVESCGLTISSERRMWLDAYYISLLSERAKGRSTVAAWLMAITIGSYSNLKAWLFNGSASSSLLFARKP